One segment of Primulina tabacum isolate GXHZ01 chromosome 14, ASM2559414v2, whole genome shotgun sequence DNA contains the following:
- the LOC142525464 gene encoding multifunctional methyltransferase subunit TRM112 homolog A-like, translated as MRLLTHNMLSSNIKGVTNGFPLRIEAEKVVEKTVDFNADFLKNMFAKVEWNALVEASKTMGYFELPDNVESSMLESDDFLQKFHHALLELHLEEGAIICPETGRKFPVSKGIPNMLLHEDEV; from the coding sequence ATGAGGCTCTTAACCCATAATATGCTATCATCAAATATCAAAGGTGTGACTAATGGCTTCCCATTACGGATTGAAGCAGAGAAAGTAGTAGAAAAGACGGTGGATTTCAATGCTGACTTCTTAAAGAACATGTTTGCAAAGGTTGAATGGAATGCTTTGGTGGAGGCCTCGAAAACCATGGGTTACTTTGAGCTACCCGACAATGTGGAATCCTCCATGCTCGAATCTGATGATTTCCTTCAGAAGTTCCATCACGCCCTCCTCGAGCTTCACCTTGAAGAGGGTGCAATAATTTGCCCTGAGACGGGTCGTAAGTTTCCTGTCAGTAAGGGGATTCCCAATATGCTTCTTCATGAAGACGAGGTTTGA
- the LOC142525506 gene encoding ubiquitin-related modifier 1 homolog 1-like, with the protein MQLTLEFGGGLELLCNSVKIHEVNVDLQAEENQQLTMKHLLSWVRTNLIKERPEMFLKGDTVRPGVLVLVNDCDWELSGQLDTTLEEKDVIVFISTLHGG; encoded by the exons ATGCAGCTGACGCTCGAATTCGG TGGTGGACTGGAACTTCTCTGCAATTCTGTGAAGATTCATGAAGTAAATGTCGACCTACAGGCTGAAGAAAACCAG CAACTAACTATGAAACACTTGCTCTCTTGGGTCCGCACCAATTTGATTAAGGAAAGGCCCGAAATGTTTTTGAAAGGGGATACTGT AAGACCTGGAGTTTTGGTTCTCGTGAATGACTGTGATTGGGAACTCAGCGGACAGCTTGATACAACGCTGGAGGAGAAAGACGTCATTGTTTTCATCTCAACATTGCACGGAGGATAA